The following coding sequences lie in one Pseudobacteroides sp. genomic window:
- a CDS encoding NADH peroxidase translates to MKKYVCSVCGYVHEGSEAPDQCPQCKAPKEKFYEKVEGLAQWADEHKIGVAQGVDAEILEGLRANFMGECTEVGMYLAMSRQADREGYPEIAEAYKRIAFEEAEHAARFAELLGEVVYADTKKNLQLRVEAEHGACQGKKDIATKAKQLNYDAIHDTVHEMCKDEARHGMAFKGLLERYFGK, encoded by the coding sequence ATGAAAAAATATGTATGTTCAGTATGCGGTTATGTTCATGAAGGTAGCGAAGCTCCAGACCAATGTCCACAGTGTAAAGCTCCTAAGGAAAAGTTCTATGAGAAAGTTGAAGGCTTGGCTCAATGGGCTGATGAGCATAAGATAGGTGTAGCACAGGGTGTTGACGCAGAAATTCTTGAAGGTTTGAGAGCAAACTTCATGGGTGAGTGTACTGAAGTGGGAATGTACCTTGCTATGAGCCGTCAGGCAGATAGAGAAGGTTATCCCGAAATTGCAGAAGCTTATAAGAGAATTGCTTTCGAAGAAGCAGAGCATGCTGCAAGATTTGCTGAATTATTAGGAGAAGTAGTTTATGCCGATACTAAAAAGAACCTCCAATTAAGGGTTGAAGCAGAACATGGTGCTTGCCAAGGCAAAAAGGACATAGCAACAAAAGCAAAGCAGCTTAATTATGATGCTATTCATGATACAGTTCATGAAATGTGCAAGGATGAAGCAAGACATGGTATGGCATTTAAAGGCCTTTTGGAAAGATATTTCGGTAAATAA
- a CDS encoding DUF5050 domain-containing protein has translation MNGLIKKVSILFILFSLLLTSCSSNNNTSELEKIQEIYSPSETPYTNVSNAGTVFKSGDWIYFSDNDYKLAKSRVDGSGKVVLTDDTPRFINVIGDYVYYVNVDDGFKVNRIKTDGTGREVINEDNCSYLTYYKGWFYYTDSTEKNRIYKMKLDGSKKTKINDFDAKYLSISGDWIYYSNADAKDSLHKVSLDGSKDVKLYENRAWYLVVDGDWIYYSDGGDRDRLYKIKTDGTERTRVTRDVCAFINVSGDWIYYRNDSSYKALYKIKKDGSERSRLNERVSLYLNIAGEWLYYLVYDETNTDRDNKYIGYKIKLDGTSNQAI, from the coding sequence ATGAATGGTTTAATAAAAAAGGTCAGTATCTTATTTATTTTATTTTCTCTTTTATTGACGTCATGCAGTAGCAACAACAACACAAGTGAGCTGGAGAAAATCCAGGAAATTTACAGTCCTTCAGAAACTCCTTACACCAATGTATCCAACGCTGGTACTGTATTTAAAAGCGGGGATTGGATCTATTTTTCTGATAATGATTATAAGTTGGCAAAATCAAGAGTAGACGGCAGCGGAAAAGTTGTTTTAACTGATGACACACCAAGATTTATAAATGTTATCGGTGATTACGTATATTATGTAAATGTGGATGACGGATTTAAAGTAAACAGAATTAAAACAGATGGGACAGGCCGTGAAGTAATAAATGAAGACAATTGTTCCTACTTAACCTATTACAAGGGATGGTTTTACTATACCGACTCCACTGAAAAAAACAGAATATATAAAATGAAGCTTGACGGCAGCAAGAAGACCAAAATAAATGATTTTGATGCAAAATATTTATCAATTTCAGGGGATTGGATTTATTATTCCAATGCCGATGCAAAAGACAGCTTGCACAAGGTTTCTTTGGATGGATCAAAGGATGTAAAGCTGTATGAAAACAGGGCATGGTATTTAGTTGTTGATGGTGACTGGATTTACTATTCCGATGGGGGAGATAGGGACAGGCTTTATAAAATCAAAACAGATGGAACTGAAAGAACAAGGGTTACAAGAGATGTATGTGCGTTTATAAATGTTTCAGGAGATTGGATTTATTACAGAAATGATTCCTCCTATAAGGCACTGTACAAGATTAAAAAGGACGGAAGTGAGCGTTCAAGACTTAATGAGAGAGTGTCCTTATACTTAAATATTGCGGGTGAATGGTTATATTATCTTGTTTATGATGAAACCAATACAGACAGGGATAACAAATATATCGGTTATAAAATAAAGCTTGATGGTACTAGTAACCAAGCGATATAG
- a CDS encoding glycoside hydrolase family 3 N-terminal domain-containing protein, giving the protein MLLGEKSIRRKSKSVLSLMVSAVTVTSLLLVNTPVTVRAANIYQDPSQPVEARVKDLLSRMTLDEKVGQMIQPERHTATADDVKNYFLGSILSGGGNVPTSNTPTGWCDMVDSYQKGAMATRLQIPFVYGVDAVHGHNNLYGATIFPHNIGLGAANDENLVYKIGQITAKEVRATGVHWTFAPCIAVPQNEKWGRTYEGFSENLDIVTRMGVAATKGLQGDNYITDLTKNDKILACIKHFIGDGATTNGVDASDAVLTEAQIREKYLPPYIEAIKAGARTVMASFNSINGLECHGNKRLLTDILKNELKFDGFVVTDYEAIKDIDKANFRNCVKESVNAGVDMYMEPRLWKTVIAHLKDLVGTGEVPLSRIDDAVTRILRVKFQLGLFEKPYADRSLMSSVGSAEHRAVAREAVRKSLVLLKNDNKVLPLQKSGKKIFVAGKNADDMGNQCGGWTITWQGKSGNITQGTTILQGIKSAVGSGSTVTYNLNGYGAQGHDVAVVVVGETPYAEVKGDKTDLSLTADDIQTINNVKSAGIPMVIVLVSGRPMIITDQIKDSAAFVAAWLPGSEGNGISDVLFGDYDFTGKLPMSWPSSNAQIPVNEGDGKTPLYPLGYGLKMKSDEGYKLSGYISPDFAALAQTSSLLKQGFNVEVVGKQVSAVTDINGYFEFKGLPANTTGYTLRISKTGYLTRTVNNIVLSADKVLSGQSSPVEMWAGDLPKNGVFDDAINMSDVINLAMVFNSIKGDAKYAAEYDFNLDESINMSDIILLAKHFNATSASYPN; this is encoded by the coding sequence ATGCTATTAGGGGAAAAAAGTATAAGAAGGAAGTCAAAAAGTGTATTATCTTTAATGGTATCGGCAGTGACGGTCACCAGCTTGCTGCTTGTTAACACGCCTGTTACCGTGAGGGCAGCAAACATTTATCAGGATCCAAGCCAGCCTGTGGAGGCAAGGGTTAAGGATCTTCTGTCCAGAATGACTCTTGATGAGAAGGTGGGTCAGATGATTCAGCCGGAAAGACATACTGCCACGGCTGATGACGTTAAAAATTATTTCCTGGGATCTATTTTAAGCGGCGGAGGAAATGTTCCTACTTCAAACACACCGACAGGGTGGTGTGATATGGTTGACAGCTATCAAAAGGGGGCGATGGCTACAAGGTTGCAAATACCGTTTGTTTACGGAGTAGACGCTGTGCACGGTCATAATAACTTGTATGGGGCTACTATTTTTCCCCATAATATCGGCCTTGGGGCAGCAAATGACGAAAATCTTGTATATAAAATCGGACAGATAACTGCTAAAGAAGTTAGGGCAACAGGGGTTCATTGGACTTTTGCTCCTTGTATAGCGGTTCCGCAGAATGAAAAATGGGGAAGAACCTATGAAGGCTTCAGTGAGAATTTGGATATTGTTACAAGAATGGGAGTAGCTGCAACCAAGGGGTTGCAGGGAGACAACTATATTACCGACCTTACAAAGAATGATAAGATATTAGCCTGCATCAAGCATTTTATAGGTGATGGTGCTACCACAAACGGCGTTGATGCAAGTGATGCGGTGTTAACGGAAGCTCAGATCAGGGAAAAATACCTACCTCCGTACATAGAAGCAATTAAAGCAGGTGCAAGGACAGTAATGGCATCTTTTAACAGTATAAACGGATTGGAGTGCCATGGAAATAAACGTTTACTAACCGATATTCTAAAGAATGAATTAAAATTTGACGGATTTGTAGTGACAGATTATGAAGCTATAAAAGACATTGATAAGGCGAACTTTAGAAACTGTGTGAAGGAGTCTGTCAACGCCGGTGTAGATATGTATATGGAACCAAGGCTTTGGAAGACGGTGATAGCACATCTCAAAGATTTGGTTGGGACAGGGGAAGTTCCTCTTTCTAGGATTGATGATGCTGTTACCAGAATTCTCAGGGTTAAGTTCCAGTTAGGGCTTTTTGAAAAGCCATATGCAGACAGGAGTCTTATGTCGTCGGTAGGCTCGGCTGAGCATAGAGCCGTTGCCAGAGAAGCTGTAAGAAAATCATTGGTTTTGCTAAAGAACGATAACAAGGTTTTACCTTTGCAAAAAAGCGGAAAGAAAATATTTGTAGCCGGTAAGAATGCTGATGATATGGGTAATCAATGCGGAGGCTGGACAATAACCTGGCAGGGTAAGAGTGGAAACATTACACAGGGTACTACAATACTGCAAGGGATAAAAAGTGCAGTAGGTTCAGGATCTACTGTAACATACAACTTAAACGGATATGGGGCACAAGGCCATGATGTTGCCGTAGTTGTGGTAGGTGAGACTCCATATGCAGAAGTAAAAGGGGATAAAACTGATCTGTCATTGACAGCTGATGATATCCAAACTATAAACAATGTTAAGAGTGCAGGCATACCTATGGTAATTGTCCTGGTTTCTGGAAGACCGATGATTATTACCGATCAGATAAAGGATTCAGCAGCTTTTGTAGCAGCATGGCTTCCAGGTTCTGAGGGCAATGGTATATCTGACGTGCTCTTCGGCGACTATGATTTTACCGGAAAGCTTCCTATGTCTTGGCCTTCAAGCAATGCTCAGATTCCTGTGAATGAAGGCGATGGAAAAACACCTCTTTATCCATTGGGATATGGTTTAAAGATGAAGTCTGATGAAGGCTATAAGCTCAGCGGGTACATTAGCCCAGACTTTGCAGCTTTAGCTCAGACATCATCTCTACTCAAGCAGGGATTCAATGTTGAGGTGGTTGGAAAACAGGTTAGTGCTGTTACTGATATAAACGGTTATTTTGAATTCAAAGGATTACCTGCAAACACAACCGGGTACACATTGAGGATAAGCAAAACAGGTTATTTGACAAGAACAGTAAACAATATTGTTCTGTCGGCTGATAAGGTGCTGTCAGGGCAGTCTTCGCCTGTTGAAATGTGGGCAGGTGACTTGCCTAAAAACGGAGTTTTCGATGATGCAATAAACATGTCTGATGTAATCAATCTGGCTATGGTCTTTAATTCAATCAAAGGCGATGCCAAGTATGCAGCTGAATATGATTTCAACCTGGATGAATCAATCAACATGTCGGATATAATTCTTCTGGCAAAACACTTTAATGCTACTTCAGCGAGCTATCCAAATTAA
- the cax gene encoding calcium/proton exchanger, protein MKYLKFLLIFIPISIACKLFKFDDVFLFFSSAAAIIPLAGIMGEATEEISAYSGPRVGGFLNATFGNATELIIAFFALKEGLFDIVKASIAGSVIGNILLVLGASMFVGGLKYKTQTFNKSAVEVSSSMLLFAVIGLVVPAIFMHTVKPELFNSPRYESLSIGIAAFMFVIYICGLFFSFYTHKDIYGTNHAEEIKSKWSLKKAISILVVATVTIALQSEFLVSSVESVTHSLGVTEFFVGIILIPIIGNAAEHSTAILMAAKNKMDVAIEIAIGSSLQIILFVAPLLIFLSLIFKPMDMIFNEFELISIIVAVIIANKVSNDGESNWLEGLQLIAVYGILAISFLIL, encoded by the coding sequence ATGAAATACTTAAAATTTCTACTTATATTTATTCCAATAAGTATAGCGTGTAAATTATTTAAGTTTGATGATGTTTTTCTTTTCTTCTCATCTGCTGCAGCCATAATTCCGTTAGCAGGAATCATGGGTGAAGCTACAGAAGAAATCTCAGCCTACTCAGGCCCAAGGGTCGGTGGATTTCTTAATGCCACCTTCGGTAATGCTACAGAGCTTATTATCGCATTCTTTGCATTGAAGGAAGGATTGTTTGACATAGTAAAAGCCTCCATTGCAGGTTCTGTTATAGGGAACATTCTTTTGGTCCTTGGTGCAAGTATGTTTGTAGGCGGACTTAAGTATAAAACTCAAACCTTTAATAAAAGTGCTGTTGAGGTTTCATCAAGTATGCTGCTGTTTGCAGTCATAGGCCTTGTTGTCCCAGCCATATTCATGCATACAGTTAAGCCGGAACTCTTCAATTCTCCACGGTACGAAAGCTTGAGTATAGGAATAGCTGCCTTTATGTTTGTAATTTACATATGTGGTCTTTTCTTCTCGTTCTATACACATAAAGACATATACGGAACCAACCATGCTGAAGAGATCAAGTCAAAGTGGAGCTTGAAAAAAGCAATTTCCATCCTTGTCGTTGCAACTGTTACAATTGCTCTTCAAAGTGAGTTCTTAGTAAGCTCAGTTGAATCGGTTACTCATTCACTTGGAGTAACCGAGTTTTTTGTAGGCATCATTCTCATCCCAATTATCGGAAATGCCGCAGAACACAGTACAGCAATTTTGATGGCAGCAAAAAATAAAATGGATGTAGCAATAGAGATCGCTATAGGCTCAAGCCTCCAGATTATACTGTTTGTTGCACCGCTTTTAATATTCCTAAGCCTTATATTTAAGCCTATGGACATGATATTTAACGAATTCGAGCTTATATCCATAATAGTAGCAGTTATAATAGCCAATAAGGTCTCAAATGACGGTGAGTCAAACTGGCTTGAGGGCCTTCAGTTAATAGCAGTATACGGTATACTTGCCATTTCATTCTTAATACTTTAA
- a CDS encoding glycoside hydrolase family 9 protein produces MKPNNLDFKLGKKEAKQFIIIFASIFLVLFMAFMAKELVSSGKGSKKTNAPSVKISDLTEREPPNGEDKSRSADNLDGENNKELEETYEKLPAQPPATGDYNFGEALQKSIFFYECQRSGNLDEENLRMNWRGDSGLKDGADVGVDLTGGWYDAGDHVKFGLPMAYSAAVLSWSVYEYKEAYIKSGQLKYMLENIRWATDYFMKCHTKPDEFYYQVGNGNADHGWWGPAEAMSMARPAYKVDKSKPGSTVVAETAAALAAASVIFEESDPRYSDECLRHAKELFRFADSTKSDSGYTEAEGFYKSWSGFYDELSWAGAWLYIATKESSYLSKAEGYVANWKREPQTDTIAYKWAFCWDDVHNGAELLLARITEKSIYKESIERHLDYWAGVGAEKIKYTPKGLAWLDQWGSLRYSTTEAFVASVYADWEGCSKDKTKKYRDFAKKQIEYALGSSGRSFVVGYGTNPPQHPHHRTAHGSWADNQTVPEHHRHVLYGALVGGPGSDDGYKDEIGNYTNNEVACDYNAGFTGALAKMYLLYGGSPIEGFKVFEKAEDEFFVEASVNAAADNFVEIKALLNNMSGWPARSSSKLSFRYFMDLSELKQAGKSPDSLKISLNHNQGGAKISGIKQLKDDIYYITVDFHGTEIRPGGQSAYKKEVQFRIAADISFNPENDYSYKGLLKGSVVKTMYIPVYDGSVKVGGVEPGQASEKSNKEASGSNNLKAAVTAAKDSTASKVTVSGNISLQYYNSIPAAKSNTISPKFMITNRGSTSIKLQDVKFRYYLTCDDDKRQNFWCDWSTVGSDTVICKFVKMSPRKAKADCYAEMGFTSKANMLEPGKSIEVQVRFAKEGWTEYEQTGDYSFNASTNKYIKWDKVTLYLNGRLVSGIEP; encoded by the coding sequence ATGAAACCAAATAACCTTGACTTTAAGCTGGGCAAGAAGGAAGCAAAGCAATTTATAATCATTTTTGCTTCAATTTTTCTTGTTTTGTTTATGGCATTTATGGCAAAAGAGCTGGTGAGTTCCGGCAAAGGCAGTAAAAAAACCAATGCACCTTCGGTAAAAATTTCTGACTTGACAGAAAGAGAACCACCTAATGGTGAAGATAAAAGTAGATCGGCGGACAATTTGGATGGCGAAAATAACAAGGAGTTGGAAGAAACTTATGAAAAGCTTCCGGCTCAACCACCTGCAACTGGAGACTACAATTTTGGTGAGGCACTGCAAAAATCTATATTTTTCTATGAATGTCAGAGGTCGGGAAACCTGGATGAGGAAAATCTCCGCATGAACTGGAGGGGAGACTCCGGATTGAAGGACGGTGCGGATGTTGGAGTAGATCTTACAGGCGGGTGGTATGATGCAGGGGACCATGTGAAGTTTGGACTTCCTATGGCGTATAGTGCTGCAGTTCTCAGTTGGAGTGTTTATGAATATAAAGAGGCCTATATAAAGAGCGGTCAGTTAAAATATATGCTAGAAAATATTAGGTGGGCTACGGATTATTTTATGAAGTGCCACACAAAGCCGGATGAGTTTTATTATCAGGTTGGAAACGGAAATGCCGATCATGGATGGTGGGGACCTGCGGAGGCCATGAGTATGGCAAGGCCTGCATACAAAGTGGATAAATCCAAACCGGGTTCGACAGTAGTAGCAGAAACTGCAGCGGCTTTAGCAGCAGCGTCTGTTATATTTGAAGAAAGCGATCCTAGGTATTCCGATGAATGCCTAAGGCATGCAAAGGAGCTTTTTAGATTTGCCGACAGCACTAAGAGTGATAGCGGATACACCGAGGCAGAGGGCTTTTACAAGTCTTGGAGCGGCTTTTATGATGAGCTTTCGTGGGCGGGAGCCTGGCTTTATATTGCAACAAAGGAATCTTCCTATCTATCCAAGGCTGAAGGCTATGTAGCCAATTGGAAAAGAGAACCGCAGACAGATACAATAGCATATAAATGGGCATTTTGCTGGGATGATGTTCATAATGGTGCAGAATTGCTTCTTGCAAGGATTACCGAGAAATCTATTTATAAGGAATCCATAGAAAGACATCTTGACTACTGGGCAGGTGTTGGTGCCGAAAAAATCAAGTATACACCTAAAGGGTTGGCGTGGCTTGATCAATGGGGTTCGCTGCGTTACTCAACTACAGAAGCTTTTGTGGCAAGCGTTTATGCAGATTGGGAAGGGTGCAGTAAAGATAAGACAAAAAAATATAGAGACTTTGCCAAAAAGCAGATTGAGTATGCACTTGGAAGCTCCGGGAGAAGCTTTGTAGTGGGTTATGGTACTAATCCGCCCCAGCATCCGCACCATAGGACTGCACATGGGTCCTGGGCAGACAATCAGACGGTACCTGAACATCACAGGCACGTTCTCTATGGTGCTCTTGTTGGAGGTCCAGGCAGTGATGACGGCTATAAGGATGAAATCGGTAATTATACAAATAATGAGGTAGCATGTGACTACAACGCAGGATTTACAGGAGCCCTTGCCAAAATGTATCTTCTCTATGGAGGAAGTCCAATAGAAGGCTTCAAGGTTTTTGAAAAGGCAGAGGATGAGTTCTTTGTTGAAGCTTCCGTCAATGCAGCAGCAGATAATTTCGTTGAGATAAAAGCTTTATTAAACAACATGTCGGGATGGCCGGCAAGAAGCAGCAGTAAGTTGTCCTTCAGATACTTTATGGACTTGAGTGAATTAAAGCAGGCCGGCAAAAGCCCAGATAGCCTTAAGATCAGCCTGAATCACAATCAGGGTGGTGCAAAAATTTCCGGAATAAAACAGTTAAAGGATGATATTTATTATATCACAGTTGATTTTCACGGAACTGAAATAAGACCGGGAGGGCAGTCTGCATACAAGAAGGAAGTTCAGTTCAGAATTGCAGCAGATATAAGCTTTAATCCTGAAAATGATTATTCCTATAAAGGCCTTTTAAAGGGTTCTGTTGTTAAGACCATGTATATACCAGTATACGATGGGAGTGTTAAGGTGGGGGGGGTGGAACCGGGTCAGGCCTCTGAAAAAAGTAACAAAGAGGCAAGCGGCAGTAATAACTTAAAGGCGGCAGTTACGGCAGCAAAAGATAGTACTGCATCCAAAGTTACTGTCTCTGGAAATATAAGTCTCCAATATTATAATTCCATACCCGCTGCCAAATCAAACACAATCAGCCCCAAGTTTATGATCACCAATAGGGGAAGTACAAGTATAAAATTACAAGATGTGAAGTTCAGATATTACCTAACCTGTGATGACGATAAGAGGCAAAATTTCTGGTGTGACTGGTCAACAGTGGGAAGTGATACTGTCATATGCAAGTTTGTCAAAATGAGTCCGCGAAAGGCTAAAGCTGATTGCTATGCGGAAATGGGATTTACAAGCAAGGCAAATATGTTAGAGCCAGGTAAAAGCATTGAGGTTCAGGTAAGGTTTGCTAAGGAAGGATGGACTGAATATGAACAAACAGGAGATTATTCATTCAATGCCTCTACAAACAAGTACATAAAGTGGGACAAAGTAACGCTCTATCTTAATGGCCGGCTTGTAAGCGGAATTGAACCTTGA
- a CDS encoding SDR family oxidoreductase yields the protein MKVLFIGGTGIISEAVSKLAIQKGMDLYLLNRGNRPLYLPQGAKVINSDIRDKGTIKEVLKSHSFDVVVDWIAFTPEHIRTDLELFMGNVGQYIFISSASAYQKPPTDYIITESTPLANPFWQYSRDKIDCEDILMAQYRNNRFPVTIVRPSLTYGLQMIPAALNSWQKPWSIVDRMQKGKKIIVHGDGTSLWTITHNTDFAKGFTGLMGNSMAVGHAFHITSDEVLTWNMIYELIGKAAGVKPDIIHIASDFISAVHPESYGSLLGDKAESAVFDNSKIKRFVPDFKATVSFETGIKRSVEWFLEHSELCTLDAEWDASMDMIINKYNTALGINK from the coding sequence ATGAAAGTTCTATTTATAGGCGGTACGGGAATAATCAGTGAGGCAGTTTCAAAGCTGGCTATACAAAAGGGTATGGACTTGTACCTTCTTAACAGGGGAAACAGGCCTTTATACCTACCACAAGGAGCAAAGGTAATAAATAGTGATATAAGAGATAAAGGTACTATAAAGGAGGTTTTAAAATCTCACAGCTTTGATGTAGTTGTCGACTGGATTGCATTTACTCCTGAACATATAAGGACTGATTTGGAGCTGTTTATGGGAAATGTGGGGCAATACATATTCATAAGCTCCGCTTCGGCATATCAAAAACCGCCTACAGATTATATAATTACCGAATCCACGCCCCTTGCAAATCCATTCTGGCAGTATTCAAGAGATAAGATAGACTGTGAAGACATACTGATGGCCCAGTACCGCAACAACAGATTTCCTGTAACTATCGTGCGACCAAGCTTAACTTACGGTTTACAGATGATACCTGCTGCTTTAAACAGCTGGCAGAAGCCTTGGTCCATAGTTGATAGAATGCAAAAAGGCAAAAAGATTATTGTACATGGTGATGGAACTTCATTGTGGACAATAACTCATAACACAGACTTTGCAAAAGGGTTTACAGGCCTTATGGGTAATTCAATGGCTGTAGGTCATGCCTTTCATATTACATCGGATGAGGTGCTGACCTGGAATATGATATATGAGCTGATTGGAAAAGCAGCAGGAGTAAAGCCTGATATAATACATATAGCCTCAGATTTCATTTCAGCCGTACATCCCGAAAGCTACGGCAGCCTCTTGGGAGACAAGGCTGAAAGTGCTGTTTTTGATAACAGCAAAATAAAGAGATTTGTCCCTGATTTTAAAGCAACGGTTTCGTTTGAGACCGGTATAAAGCGGTCTGTTGAGTGGTTCTTGGAGCATTCGGAATTATGTACTTTAGATGCCGAGTGGGATGCTTCAATGGATATGATTATTAATAAATACAATACTGCATTAGGAATAAACAAATAA
- a CDS encoding tetratricopeptide repeat protein encodes MKYWFIFFILNSITGNFILTIIILFVAYLILDKMFFNIISGSIFGPIKRRRRIKSLLFELRLNPSNANNALELGTLYFESKKYTNAIEMLDKAYERIDNSPRLHAFKGMSLMELSRSEAGKEELLKALNLDSSVIFGLPYIYLIRYELGSEKPDMDKVVELEKSVAKFANTENFYRMGKVYRKSGNNKKAVEMFDMAIREYSYVQKKFRRIHRKWVWLSRLNKLTIKNK; translated from the coding sequence ATGAAATATTGGTTTATATTTTTTATACTTAACTCCATCACAGGTAATTTTATTTTAACAATCATAATACTCTTTGTGGCATACCTAATATTGGATAAAATGTTTTTCAATATTATTTCCGGATCGATTTTTGGCCCCATAAAGCGTAGAAGACGGATCAAATCATTGTTATTTGAGTTGAGGCTTAATCCCTCTAATGCAAACAATGCATTAGAATTGGGAACACTTTACTTTGAAAGCAAAAAATATACTAATGCAATTGAAATGCTTGATAAAGCATATGAAAGGATTGATAATTCTCCAAGGCTTCATGCATTTAAGGGTATGTCCCTAATGGAGCTTAGCAGAAGTGAGGCGGGAAAGGAAGAGCTTTTAAAGGCACTTAACTTGGATAGTTCGGTGATATTCGGTCTTCCTTACATTTATCTCATACGTTATGAGCTTGGTTCCGAAAAACCTGACATGGATAAGGTGGTTGAATTGGAAAAATCTGTAGCCAAATTTGCCAATACAGAAAACTTCTATCGCATGGGTAAGGTATATAGAAAAAGTGGAAATAATAAAAAAGCAGTTGAGATGTTTGATATGGCAATCAGAGAATACTCATATGTACAGAAAAAGTTCCGGAGGATTCATAGAAAGTGGGTATGGCTATCGAGACTCAACAAATTGACAATAAAAAATAAGTAA